A part of Setaria viridis chromosome 8, Setaria_viridis_v4.0, whole genome shotgun sequence genomic DNA contains:
- the LOC117866536 gene encoding patatin-like protein 1 encodes MGSNGTATATAHASALTPPPSQGRLITVLSIDGGGIRGLIPATIIACLEAKLQELDGPEARIADYFDVIAGTSTGALITAMLAAPDEKKRPLFAAKDITTFYLENGPKIFPQRKIGFLEPVANLLSVMRGPKYDGAFLHGKIKSLTHDVRIADTVTNVVVPAFDVKYLQPVIFSTYEAQHEPLKNAHLSDICISTAAAPTYFPAHFFRTEGPNGKSREFHLVDGGVAANNPTMVAMSMLTKEVLRHNPDFRPAEYGNFLIISVGTGAPKQAEMYTAPKCAKWGLLRWLYDGGFTPLIDIFCHASADMVDIHAKVLFEALGCEKNYLRIQDDSLVGHTSSVDIATKENMEALIGIGRELLKKPVARVNIDTGMYEPVAGEGNNEQALERFARKLSDELKLRMKNFNSY; translated from the exons AGCATCGATGGCGGCGGCATCCGCGGTCTCATCCCCGCCACCATCATCGCCTGCCTCGAGGCCAAGCTCCAG GAGCTGGACGGGCCAGAGGCCAGGATCGCGGACTACTTCGACGTGATCGCCGGGACGAGCACCGGCGCGCTGATCACGGCGATGCTGGCGGCGccggacgagaagaagcggcCGCTCTTCGCCGCCAAGGACATCACCACCTTCTACCTCGAGAACGGGCCCAAGATCTTCCCCCAGAGAAA GATCGGATTCCTCGAGCCGGTGGCGAACCTGCTGAGCGTGATGAGGGGCCCCAAGTACGACGGCGCCTTCCTGCACGGCAAGATCAAGAGCCTCACCCACGACGTGAGGATAGCGGACACGGTGACCAACGTCGTCGTGCCAGCGTTCGACGTCAAGTACCTGCAGCCGGTCATCTTCTCGACGTACGAGGCGCAGCACGAGCCGCTCAAGAACGCGCACCTCTCCGACATCTGCatcagcacggcggcggcgccgacctaCTTCCCGGCGCACTTCTTCAGGACCGAGGGCCCCAACGGCAAGTCCCGGGAGTTCCacctcgtcgacggcggcgtggcggccaaCAACCCAACCATGGTTGCCATGTCCATGCTCACCAAGGAGGTGCTCCGCCACAACCCGGACTTCCGGCCCGCGGAGTACGgcaacttcctcatcatctcCGTCGGCACCGGGGCGCCCAAGCAGGCGGAGATGTACACCGCGCCCAAGTGCGCCAAGTGGGGCCTGCTCCGGTGGCTCTACGACGGCGGCTTCACCCCTCTCATCGACATCTTCTGCCATGCCAGCGCCGACATGGTCGACATTCACGCCAAAGTGCTCTTCGAGGCACTTGGATGCGAGAAGAACTACCTCCGTATCCAG GATGATTCACTAGTAGGACACACATCATCGGTGGACATCGCGACGAAGGAGAACATGGAGGCGTTGATCGGGATCGGAAGGGAGCTTCTCAAGAAGCCGGTGGCGAGGGTGAACATCGACACGGGGATGTACGagcccgtcgccggcgagggcaACAACGAGCAGGCTCTCGAGCGCTTCGCTAGGAAGCTCTCCGACGAGCTCAAGCTTCGCATGAAAAACTTCAACTCCTACtag